A single region of the Anaerostipes rhamnosivorans genome encodes:
- the ald gene encoding alanine dehydrogenase encodes MRIGSVTEIKKKEYRVGLTPDNAKSYVHAGHEVAVQAGAGTGSGFTDEEYKAAGARIMEDAAAVWDWSEMIIKVKEPLKEEYPLFHEGLILYTYLHIAADKPLMDALLHAKVKGVAYETLMEEDRSLPLLTPMSQIAGRLSVQEGAKYLEKPFGGEGILLGGVPGTKRAKALILGAGTVGSNACKIAVGMGADVTIMDIDLMRLNYLDDIFGSRIQPLMSTDGAVKEALSEADLVIGSVLIPGKAAPKIIKREYLKQMKPGSLIVDVAVDQGGCCETTKVTYHDDPVYMVDQVAHYCVGNMPGAVPRTSTIALANATLGYGLKIADRGVESACVKYPSIYSAINTYDGQITCKNVADSFGLEYTDPRMLM; translated from the coding sequence ATGAGGATCGGAAGTGTGACGGAGATCAAGAAGAAAGAGTATCGTGTTGGCCTGACTCCGGATAATGCAAAAAGCTACGTCCATGCCGGACATGAGGTGGCTGTACAGGCGGGGGCGGGTACCGGATCCGGCTTTACGGATGAAGAGTATAAAGCTGCTGGAGCCAGGATCATGGAAGACGCAGCGGCAGTATGGGATTGGTCGGAAATGATCATAAAAGTGAAAGAACCGCTCAAAGAGGAATACCCATTATTTCACGAGGGATTGATCCTTTATACATATTTGCACATTGCAGCTGACAAGCCCTTAATGGATGCACTCCTCCATGCAAAGGTAAAGGGCGTTGCCTATGAGACCTTGATGGAAGAAGACAGGAGCCTGCCGCTGCTGACACCTATGAGCCAGATTGCGGGCAGGCTCAGCGTCCAGGAGGGGGCAAAATATCTGGAAAAACCGTTTGGCGGAGAAGGGATTTTATTGGGAGGTGTACCGGGGACTAAAAGAGCAAAGGCCCTCATACTGGGAGCGGGAACCGTAGGCTCCAATGCCTGCAAGATCGCCGTGGGAATGGGAGCCGATGTGACTATTATGGATATCGACCTTATGCGTCTTAATTATCTGGATGATATCTTTGGAAGCCGTATTCAGCCCCTTATGAGTACCGACGGAGCGGTAAAGGAGGCGCTTTCAGAAGCTGATTTGGTCATCGGCTCTGTGCTGATTCCGGGCAAGGCCGCACCGAAGATTATCAAAAGGGAATATTTAAAACAGATGAAGCCGGGATCCCTGATCGTGGACGTGGCAGTGGACCAGGGGGGATGCTGTGAAACTACAAAGGTTACATATCACGATGACCCTGTTTATATGGTAGACCAAGTGGCCCACTACTGCGTGGGAAATATGCCGGGTGCAGTGCCCAGGACTTCTACGATTGCACTGGCCAATGCCACGCTGGGATACGGTCTTAAAATTGCAGATAGGGGAGTTGAATCTGCATGCGTCAAATATCCGTCCATTTATTCAGCTATTAATACTTATGACGGACAGATCACATGCAAAAACGTGGCAGACAGCTTCGGGCTCGAATATACAGATCCAAGAATGCTCATGTAG